Within the Desulforegulaceae bacterium genome, the region TAAAAACCCAGCATGAGGGGCTTTCAGAGTTAAGCGGTTGTTTAATTCCTACAAGTTCAGGGTTTGTTGAAGCTGCAACTTCCATGCTCAGCCTGTTTTTTTTAATCATTATTGAGCCTTTGGAAGTTTCTGTTATAAGGGTGAGAAAGTAAATTAGCTCCATTAATTTTTCTGAATTTGACTTAGATTGATTGTTTGAGATTTTAATTATCTTTTTTATGAAACCCAAAATATCCATAGACTTGCTCATCTTAATCTCCATTGGAAGAGTTCTTTATAAAAGTTTTAAGTTCTGTTTATTGGCAGTCAATTGTTAAGTATTAAGTTTAAGAAGTTTTTTTACCTCTTCATTTGTGGGCATGATTTTTTCAAGCTTTCTTAATATTTCATCAGCTCTTAAGGCCTGTTTCATTGCCATGAATGATTTGGCAAGCATTAAATTTGCTTCAAAATTTTCAGGTTCAGTCTTGGTGATTTTTGTACAATAATCAATTACTTTTCCAGGCTGTTTAAAGTTGTTGTAAATTCTTGCAATGGTAAGCAAAACATCTGTTCGTTCTGGATAAAAAGTTTGAAGCTCTTCAAGAAGTTCCAGGGAATCTTCATAATGTTTGTGTTTAAGGTATAAAAAAGCAACTTCTTCTTTTTGAACAAGAGGGTCTTCTGCAAGTTCAAACACTTTGTTAAACAAAGGTTTTGCTTTTGCTATATTGTTGTTGGCAAGAAGAATTTTTGCAAAATTAAATGCTCTTTCATAATGTCTTGGGCTTATTTTCATAGCTCTTTCAAAGAACTTGCCAGCTTTTTCAATATCATTTTTTTTAAGATAGATTTCCCCAAGATGGTGGTATGCATAAACATCAAGCCTGTTCATTTTTGCTGCTCTTAAAAAGCATTTTTCAGCATTTGTCATTTCGTTTTTTTTATAAAAAAGAGAACCTAAAACCCTTATTGGACGAGAAGATTTTGGTTCAGCAATTATTGCTTTTTTGGAAATTTCTATGGCTTTGTCCAATTCTCCTGACTCGGCAAGCTCTCTTGCTTCTTTGAGTAAAACC harbors:
- a CDS encoding response regulator, which gives rise to MIDINKMNVLIVDDMENMCKSIRNMMKILKYGSSFTLCYSGELALKAMSQRDFDLAIIDWNMPKMKGIEVLEHIRNNKKLRDMPVIMITAESNKEIVAEAAESDIDAYILKPLTVKSLENKIKGVIEKYNTPPKFMVLLKEARELAESGELDKAIEISKKAIIAEPKSSRPIRVLGSLFYKKNEMTNAEKCFLRAAKMNRLDVYAYHHLGEIYLKKNDIEKAGKFFERAMKISPRHYERAFNFAKILLANNNIAKAKPLFNKVFELAEDPLVQKEEVAFLYLKHKHYEDSLELLEELQTFYPERTDVLLTIARIYNNFKQPGKVIDYCTKITKTEPENFEANLMLAKSFMAMKQALRADEILRKLEKIMPTNEEVKKLLKLNT